In Ostrinia nubilalis chromosome 12, ilOstNubi1.1, whole genome shotgun sequence, one DNA window encodes the following:
- the LOC135076754 gene encoding GDP-L-fucose synthase, which produces MSADKTVVLVTGGSGLVGQAIRTVVEEEKSNGTGVPDETWVFCGSKDGDLRDKGQTEALFEKHKPTHVIHLAAMVGGLFHNMAHNLDFFRENMAINDNVLHASFKFGVKKVVSCLSTCIFPDKTTYPIDETMVHNGPPHSSNYGYSYAKRMIDILNRGYHEQHGRTFTSVVPCNVFGPHDNFRLDSSHVIPALIRRMDTALNDGAPTFTVLGSGKPLRQFIYSLDLARLFVWTLRHYDSVEPLILSVDEEDEVPISAVAEAIKKAHGYTGQIVYDTSKADGQYKKTASNKKLRSLCKDFHFTPFEQAIQDTVDWFKKNKEQART; this is translated from the exons ATGAGTGCTGATAAAACTGTAGTGCTAGTTACTGGAGGTTCTGGCCTAGTCGGGCAGGCGATCAGAACCGtggtagaagaagaaaaatcaAATGGAACCGGCGTCCCAGATGAAACGTGGGTGTTTTGTGGGTCGAAAGATGGCGATCTCAG GGATAAAGGGCAAACAGAGGCATTGTTTGAGAAGCACAAGCCCACACATGTAATCCACTTGGCAGCCATGGTGGGGGGGCTCTTCCACAACATGGCACACAACCTGGACTTTTTT AGGGAGAACATGGCAATAAACGACAATGTATTACACGCAAGCTTCAAATTCGGGGTGAAGAAAGTGGTGTCCTGCCTCTCCACATGTATATTCCCAGACAAGACCACATACCCCATTGATGAGACTATG GTGCACAATGGGCCACCCCATTCATCAAATTATGGTTACAGTTATGCAAAACGTATGATtgatattttaaatag GGGTTATCACGAGCAGCACGGGCGTACGTTCACGTCGGTGGTGCCGTGCAACGTGTTCGGGCCGCACGACAACTTTCGCCTCGACTCGTCGCACGTCATCCCGGCGCTGATACGCCGCATGGATACCGCTCTCAATGACG GTGCGCCAACATTCACGGTGCTTGGCAGCGGCAAGCCGCTCCGGCAGTTTATCTACTCTTTGGACTTGGCTCGGCTGTTCGTGTGGACGCTGCGACACTACGACAGTGTTGAACCGCTTATATTGTCAG TGGACGAAGAAGACGAGGTGCCAATTAGCGCAGTGGCAGAAGCTATCAAGAAAGCGCACGGCTACACCGGCCAGATCGTCTACGACACCAGCAAAGCCGACGGCCAGTACAAAAAGACCGCTTCCAACAAGAAACTGCGGTCTCTTTGCAAAGACTTCCACTTCACGCCATTCGAGCAAGCCATACAGGATACTGTGGATTGGTTTAAGAAAAATAAGGAGCAGGCGCGGACGTGA
- the LOC135076755 gene encoding collagenase-like, whose product MKLHLLLIVLAAASAHYHARIGVPAAARIWQLENGGETRITGGLPSYRSLHPFFAGLLIALPMNLTSVCGSTLLTDTKLITAGHCWNDGERQAILFEVVLASVRLFTGGTRIITADVVPHEAYVPETIYNDIAMITVPPVQFSELIRPISLPVENLFSSHEGRVATVVGYGKTGDASEITGSQSLRFAFVTVKPKEECAIYGNLFGASMICTNGIYGGSCGGDSGGPLFISERSGEKYLIGVVSYGSAYGCEAGHPTVFTRISSFIDWIYDKICY is encoded by the coding sequence ATGAAGCTACATCTTTTGTTGATCGTGCTCGCCGCGGCGTCGGCGCACTACCACGCCAGGATTGGGGTGCCCGCCGCCGCCCGTATATGGCAGCTGGAGAACGGCGGTGAGACCAGAATAACAGGCGGGTTACCCTCCTATAGAAGTTTGCATCCGTTCTTCGCCGGCTTACTTATCGCGCTGCCTATGAATTTAACATCCGTCTGCGGTTCGACGCTTCTGACCGACACCAAACTTATAACGGCGGGTCACTGCTGGAACGACGGCGAGAGACAAGCCATCCTGTTCGAAGTCGTCCTGGCCTCCGTGCGGCTGTTCACCGGCGGGACCAGAATAATCACCGCCGACGTCGTCCCGCACGAGGCTTACGTACCCGAGACGATATACAACGACATCGCGATGATCACCGTGCCGCCCGTCCAATTCAGCGAACTCATCAGGCCGATAAGTTTACCCGTGGAAAACCTGTTCAGTTCTCACGAGGGTCGCGTCGCAACTGTGGTGGGTTACGGAAAAACGGGCGATGCGAGTGAAATTACGGGAAGCCAGAGCCTGAGGTTCGCTTTCGTAACTGTGAAACCTAAAGAGGAGTGCGCGATATATGGGAATTTATTCGGGGCGTCGATGATTTGCACGAATGGCATATACGGCGGGTCCTGCGGAGGGGACTCCGGCGGGCCGCTGTTCATTTCGGAGCGTTCTGGGGAGAAGTACCTCATCGGCGTCGTGTCGTATGGCTCGGCTTATGGTTGCGAAGCGGGCCACCCTACAGTGTTCACGAGAATCAGTTCGTTTATTGACTGGATATAtgataaaatttgttattgA